Genomic DNA from Setaria italica strain Yugu1 chromosome V, Setaria_italica_v2.0, whole genome shotgun sequence:
ATATAATATGTGTGCCGCAACGTGCAGATCGTGTCCTATGCGCGATCCATGTAGCCGAGCCCAGAAGGATGGAGACGGACGGGGCTCATGGGCAGCGGCGAGGAGGActgcggcggcgtgcggggtTGCCACAGCCGCTGCCCCTCGCAGTCGTAGTGTATGGCCCCCGTGAACTCCAGCGGCTGGCACCTCCGCCCCAGCAGAATCGTCCGCCGCCACACGCACGGCTCGTCGCCGTCTAGGAGGTGGTGGTCGTCGTCGCCCTTCCCGCCGCCTCGCCAGCGCTTTTTCCGTTGCTCGCCGACCCTTCTTGGTAGCTTCACCACCTTCCTCAGCGTCCTGCCGCGCTTGACGACGACGAAGGGGCTGCCGCTGACGACGTCGCGGAGGCCCGCGCCGCACGGGAAGAACGGGCGCCTGCTGGCGACGAAACCGGAGGACGTGATGCTCCTCCGGCGCCGGAGTGGCACCAGACGCCtggcgagggaggagaggaaggtggaCATGGCACTGAACATGGCGTCAAGGTCCAGCCGGCCTTGTGCAAGAGCAAGACGAAGACTGCGAGTGCGAGGTGCGAGCGCAATGGAGTGATGGCTTCTTGGAGTAATCAGTAGTGTGGGACGAAGAATTGGGGAGGCTATTAAAAAGGGAAGCGACCGCCCAGTTGGCAGTTGTTTGGTGGACCGTTTGGCACCTGTCATGACGAAATTAGGGAACGGCATGTTGCCAAAACAGATAATTAACCGGTTAATATGCATTAATGTCACGGATTTAAAAGTGCTAATTGCACTTTCAGGAATTAGATAATCTGTACCGTTGGGCAACTAATTTTGCTGATGGTCACATTTCAAATGAAAATTAAAGGAGAACAATAACAAAATACTAGCTGAAAAAACAAGCATAACAAACGGGACTTATCATCCTTCCTTAGTTTCAAAGTACGAGGCATTTTATTTTGTTAGGACAAAGAACTTTGCTGGACAAGTCTGTTCATATGTCATTTATTGGCACAAATCATAATAATGGCTTAATATACAAATATGATAAAATCAAATTTatgtaaaaaaattatattagcAAATTAGTTATTGGTTAAAGGTTTGTAttaacaaaacaaaacataCCTTGTAGTTTCAAATGGAGGAATTGTTACAGAATGGAGATGCCAGTGACATCCGTATAATATTACTTGTACTTCTAAATAGAGAAAAGTAAGATCCTATGTGAAAATGGTGCCGGAACGAATATTCATCCATTATTCCTAAAAAATCCAACAGTTTATAGAAAACGGTTCGCATGAGATTCGTGTGAAATTCCTATGAGTGCATCAGGGCATGGAATTTGCATTTGCAGTAGCAGACATGTATAGAATTATAAGACTTCTCAAGTAAGAAAGCAGCAATTCGAAATATAAATCATAAAATGCAAATATATTTTGAAATACTATTAGAATGTGCCTAGGGATAGGTGAACGCTAACACGATTTTTCCCACTTCAGCTGCTGGCCTCTCTACCTTTGCTCCTACTATCACCTACGCTACCTACATCGCTTATCAGGCTTGCCACTTCCGCTCATTCTTTGCCAAGTTTGTGGACAATGGCATCCTAACCACCACGTCGGATGACGTTCAGTCGTCCACCTTCGCTAACGACCGTGTATAATAATCTCCTTTTTTCCATGCGGAAGAATAGGGATATTGCAATTTGTCTAATTAATATACTTGGGACGAAtgcatacatgatacatcaCAGGAGAAAAAGAATCCTAAGGGCTAGTGCCAATATAATGGGGTTTTCATTTTCATTATAGGGTGTCATGTCAGTATTTTGATGAGGTGCCAAAGAAATAGTGGATAGTGAGAAAACAGAGGCTTCATCTAGATCCAGATGGAAATACCTGATTATTGTTTCCAATAATAATACTTTCTTGCTTATGTTGCCCAAAAATGAAACAATGTATTGGGAGAACTATTTGATCAACAATTAAATACTTTCTCACACGTGTCGTGGTGGCGAATGGACAGAAAGAGAAGATAGCCTGTGGTTTGCTGAACCCATTTGTTGCGCATCCTAAGGTTGCACAAGAGCAGATTGGCAAGGGACGCTACTTAGCTGGATCCAGATATCGATGTGCCATGGTTAGTTCTTACAATCCATCGTTTGCCCAATATTCTACTGTATCTCCATGAATTTTCCAAATCGGCTGCAACCAAGCGTTTTCCAAATTGGCTGCAACCAAGAAAGCGTTCAGGTTACAATATGGCAAAAGAAAAGGCGGTCGAAAAGGTTAGGTTTTACATATTAAAGAAGAAATTATGTATTATTTGGACGAAGAACACACATGAACCTTCGCACAATATTTGACCAAATGCCTCTAAAAGAGGGTTCGATTGGAGGGAGCAAATTAAGACATATTAAGATTACATTATCATCAGCAGTAGCAACAGAAAATGCATAATCATCAAAAATACAGATTAAGAACTCCCAATTTCCATAAATTATAGTGGACAAACAGTGGTAAAACTTACTTCTAGAACCTGCTGTTCAACGATCATCAAGAGCGGCTCTACCACTAACAAAAGTGAGATACTCCATAATAAAGCTTCGTCGTTCCAGTTTTGCCCGCACCACTTTCACCACTAACAAGGATTGACTGGCTTCAGGATTCATTCACCATAGCGCTAATCAATTCAGCCAATGCCAACAAAATAACTAAATTGTGTAGAAGCAGTGCCTTGCAATTCAATCACACTGGAACCCCTAGCTGTACGATGCATCAGCTACGGCAGAACACATGGACTCAACTCCCCTAATCTTGACACCCTTCTCCATCATGTCTCGTTGTACAGGAACACAATCCGTACTTGACAATACAAAATTGGAAAGTAATGAGCgtaaaagaaacaacaatacGAAAAGTGTCCTGATATTACATATGgcattgatttttttcatatttaaGTAGAGATCATATCAAGTGTACAACTGTTCAGCATTCTGCTCTATAAACTGAAAAAGGATAATTATTATATCATGAATTGATTGAGGCTGAAAACCATTAGATGAGTGCATCATTACTGTGTTCACAAAGACAAATGATTTTGCCTTAATGGATCAGATTTTCAATTGTAGATGGCTTTTATTCGATTCCAACAGATTTGGCAGAAATTCTACCAAAGCTGATTATGATTAAGACATCTAAAATCAGTCTGAGAATGTGCTAAGCAAAAGCTGCTCTATAAAAACAATATGACATGGAAATTTAAACATTGTGACTGGAATTATTCAAGTTCGCAAATTTGCAGAGAGAAAGTTAGTCTTGGGGTAAGCAATTCACCTACATTTCAATTAAGTTCAAATGCAAATTATCATAGTAAATAAAACAGTGCCGGTAAAGGTAAACCACTAACACATATCTCATTCAATTATTATCTTTTCTTCAGATTGCAAAGAACAGGTTCATTCAGATATGTCTGTTTGGTCATGTCATCAACATGACCCCCACGGCCCCACCCAGATCTTCATCTGTATCCCTGAGCAATAATTTCTCTAGCGGAAGTGCAGAACTGTAAtctgaatcaagaaaggaaaGCATCAACTAATCAAATCAAGTTTCCAATACGACAAATGAAACCTGGTCTTAATAAACCTGTTATGATTGGTTCTGATGGGCAAGCAATTAGGCATTCCTGCTACAAAGAAAATTGCCAGATACCAATATGCTTCAACATCCTCGGCAAATTGATTCAATATAATATCAACAATAAGTCCCAAGGATCTCAATGGGTGTAACACGAAAAATAAAAGGTTGCCAATATTTATCATGTGCTACTTGTGCTATCCACTCAAAAGACTTTCGAGCAGCGTATTACTTGCAATTGAATAACTCAACAAGACCTAAGTTGGAACATGACAGATCAAAACACAAAACAAAATGAGTATTACATGAGTACGTAATGAAACTATAACCACATTGGCACATATTCAGGAGAAAGAATAGCAGCTGCACTGTGCAGATTGTCGGTAAGAGTCACAGCTTAAAACAAATCAACACGAGACATGAAAAAAAAGGACAAATAACATAAATACCAGTGCAGGTGACATCTCACAGAAGCAGATCAAAACAATGGTAACCAGAATTCTGTGACTCTGTTTTCTGGAATGGTGAATTAGTATGACAAAATCATGAGCATATTAGTCCTTTTGAGAACAATCATCATCACATTAGTATTTCTTCTATGGGAAATAATTAGCATTTCTTCCGCACCCATTCCTTTCACAGGAAGAGATATCATCAAATCACCAATAGCCACCACAGGAGCAAGAGCCCTTCTTGAAATGATGGAAGCGACTGGAGTCTCGCACTATGATCTCATGGTCAACAATCTTTGATATGTAAGTGAATGCAATGTGACAATCGCCACAGACACGCAGGTTCTTTGTGATCCGTATGGGACAACCAGGGGAAGTCGTGAGGAGGCCATATGCGAGGGCAAGCTTCTCACTGTGTTCAGTAAGAAGGTTATTTTTCTCCTCATCATCGACATCGTGCAGTGCGAAGTTTGTCTCAGGGACATAACCCATAGCCTTGATGCGATTGATTAGTCTCTCTAAAAGAGCATATATCTCTGGAGATAGAGGGTGTGAACGATCTCCAACAAAGAAAGATGCGGTGCCTTTCTTACCCTGGACCCAGCTACATCCTGGCCTCTTCTTAATCCCTGATTTCTTCATCAGCAGTCTGATTCTTGCTACATCTTTCCACCGCCTTGCAGTGGCATATATGTTGGAGATCAGCGTGTAGGATCCATCGTTCTCTGCTTTCATATCAACCAGTTTGTTCAGAGCATATTCAGCAAGTTCCACATTTGAATGTACCCTGCAGGCACTAAGTAATGCGACCCAGATTACTGCAGTAGGCTCCATTGGCATTTCCTGAACTGTTTTCCATGCCTTATCTAATCGCCCAGAGCGAGCCAGCAAGTCAATAACACAAGCATAATGCTCTGCGCTGGCAACTACACCATAATCTCTACGCATGctatcaaagtaatccaggcCCTTATCAACCATGCCTGAATGGCTGCAAGCGTAAAGAAGAACCAGGAAGGAAATGTCATCAGGAGCAAAGCCTGCCGTTTGCATTTTGTCAAATATGTCCAGGACCTCATTACCACGACCATGCATTCCATATCCTGACATCATTGAAGTCCAAGATACTTCATTCCTTTTAGGCATGCTATCAAATACATTTCGAGCAGTATCGACATCACCACATTTTGAGTACATATCAATAAGGCAGTTTGCCACGAAGTACACAGATGCTTCATAGTGATGGTGACGGGTGACATAAGCATGGATCTGCTTACCCACACGAAGAGCAGACAAATGTGCACAGGCCATCAAAATGCAGGAAATTGTATAAGCATTTGGAGAAACTGCATAAGGTTTTGAAATCATCTCCGAGAAAAGCTTGAGGGCATCATTTGAGTCCCCATATTGCGCATACCCACCAATCATGACAGTCCAAGTTACCACATTGCGTTCCTTTCGAGGTATGCAATCAAATATGGAACGTGCAGGTTTCAAGCATCTGCACTTTGAGTACATATCTATTAACGCATTGTGCACCATTAGATCCTCACCATCCCCATCACCACCAAAATGATTATCCAAGAGTAGAAGGCATTTCTTCAGAGAGTACGCATGGGTTTCCATACCCTGAGACAATGCTCCCAAGGAAGCACAGGCAGACAACACAGAGATGATTGTGACAGAATTTGGCTCTGATCCATAAAGAAACATTTGCCGGAGAGCATCAAGGGCCTCTTGGCCACATCCCCTCTGAGCATACCCTGAAATTACAGCACTCCATGTTATCACGTCTAGTGGGATATTTTctttgtgcatattcttgaaaAGCTCAAAGGCTGCCTCAAAATCCCCACTTTGGCAGTATCCAGTAACCATTGCATTCCAAGAAACCACATCTTTGAGTTCCATTGCATTGAAAACCTTTACTGCATCCTCCAATGACCCGCACTTTGCATAGGTATCAATCAGGGCATTGCATACAAAAGCATCTGGAAATGTGCCATTCCGAATGGCATAGCCGTGAATTTCTTTAGTTTGAGGCAATGCCTTTAGAGAAGCACATGCAGGAAGAACGTTGACAATGCTAATGATATCTGACCTTTCATTTGTAGCTTTTTCATGGACAATCAATGCCATCTTTGAAAACAGGTCTAATGCAGTCCATGGATGATTACTCTTAACATGGGCAGCAACAATTGAATTCCATGAGATAACATCATCAATTCCCCTCCAAGTCATTTCATCAAACACCAGACTGGCATCATCCAAAGAACCACAGCGTGCATACATTGCCACCAATGCATTGCATACAAAGACATTTGACTCAAATCCATTGCAACATATGAGTCCATGGAATGTGCTACCACAACGGTATGAAGGCAGCTCTCCACATGCTTTTAGCGTAAACGGCAGAGTAAAATGGTCTGGCCTAGTTCCAGCACGCAGCATGCGGCAAGATACACCAAGTGCCCTGTCAAGGCGGCCTTCCTTGATGTGTTCTCGTATGAGTAGATTCCACCATACGGCTGGTGATGGTGTGACACGCTCCAACACTGAGAGAGCATCGCTTGTAGCACCACAAGCAAGATAAGAAGCTACAACACCAGTACCCAAAGATTTTGGTAATATATATGAATGTGATGGAAGTGGTGAAAGTGACACTGACAGCAATGACGCTGGACAAGAAAGAAGATCCAAAGCAATTATCTTCTGGTGAATTTGACGAACTATATTCAAAGACCTGCATTCCTTTAACAGGGATGCAAAATGCATCGGGGAGATATCTCGACCAAAGCATTCTGCACTTGCAACTGATAGGAACTTTACTCCAATTCGTTTTGCGGCTTTCGGTAAGTTGAAGAGCATAACACTAGCAGAATATCACTGTGCGCATTAAATCCTCAAAAGAGAAGTCATGGCATCACTGTATCATCAAACAAAGAGAACTTACTTAGAAAGAAGTATCATACACACTGTGCTTTAAATAGGGCAAAGCGGTAAGGAAAATATCAATAATATGAATGCACAAGAGCTCCGTTAAGGCCATAGAGTTGTGGTCAGTTTGCATTATGCTACTATCACATAATATATTTTGCATCTGGATAACTACTGAATTGGGATTTAACATCATGGAAGACAATAACTGATCAAGACCAGATTCAGACCATATCGTGCCCTTTTATAACAGAATAAGTTTGACTATTTGGTTTGCTTCCCTCTTGGTTCCAAAATAAAGATTTAAATAAATAACCAAACCATGATTCGTTCGTTGGGTGTTGTTTTCCATGATCAACGCTAGTTCTGCGCATAACTCCAGCATCAGTGACATTTCTAACTAGTCCGATCAGAGTGACTTGAGTCTACTCTCGCTCAATCCTAAGGAGTTTGTGTGACCATTTATGCATACAATTTCAAGCGCCAATTTTGAAAGTATTTATAGTAGGCGTAGAAACATTAACATGATTTCATTCAGGAAAGGAGAAAAAGGTGCACTACCCAGAAATCACCAAAATGCAGACCCAGCCTATGCAAACATCTTCATAATAGATGAGAACCATGTGATAAACTCATAAACATGGTCCGTGTCTAAAGGAAGCAGTTCAAAGTTGCGAGTTTTTGCTCCAACTAGAATAAACAGTAAAGCAAAAAACATGTCTTATtttccattcttgcctctgatAATCATAAAAAAGAGAGATTGTCCTGCAACGACTTGTGTGCATCCAGTTATTTCATCTCAAAGATGCGGACCCACCTATACCAATTATTTTAGAATTCAGACAATGAAGAGAGATTCTCTCTttactttctttttcttgaccTTCAAGATATATAGCTACCTTTCAAAACTAGTATGTGGACAGCGGACTCAACAGCAAAGTCATGCAAATTCCAGCATCCTTTGGTAGGACGCCATGTTTGCAGACAGGCACTAATGCCAGACCCCAGATAGCAAAATAATCTCAACAATTTGATAAAGAGAATGCTCTGGGCAAGGCACCAAATGGCTGGGCATTTCATCGAGCACGTGTAGCGCAATGCAtagattggaaaaaaaataccaaTAGCGATTGGACCTAGCTGGCTGAGATCGACCTAGCGCGCACTGGAGGTCTACGAAATCAGGGGCGGACCCAGTGTAGGACATGTGTACGCCCGATAGTTTTTGAAGTTCAGGTAAATACATGGTCAGATCAGAATACAAATAGTATGCATCAGGGTTTTGGGAGTTCGATTTCGCACAGGAGGAAGGGAATAGGCGAGCGTACCTGTTTCCTGTCTGATTGCTCGTTGGCGGCGAAACGCTCGACGAAGACCTGGCCAAGGGCGGCCGCTCGCCCTGTCGTCGCCGACTCGCCGCTAGGAACGAAAGGGGAGTGGCGTGGAGCGGGAGAGAGGAAAATGACTTGATTTTGGTATCTGTTTCCAATCGTTTTTCTACGACTCTGATCGTGCCCAGCTTCGTGCGGGTTCCATTGGAATGGTGAAGCATGATGTTGTTTTTATGGGCCGATTTCTATTCCGTCAGTCGGCCCATTATCAAATTTGGTTGTTCCTGCAGTCTTGCTGAGGTCATATATTTTTAACATATCTGAAAATAAATTTTAACTAAATTTAAACCAAACTCAGGGCCTGTTCAGTTCCCAAATTTGGAGTGGCAAAATttgcattttaccataaatgcgcaactataacatttcgtttgtattgtgaattattgtccaaacattgactaattaggctcaaaagattcgtctcgcaaagtacaacaaaactatgtaattagtttttgatttcgtctacatttagtactccatgcatgtaccacaaatttaatgtgacggggaatcttcttttcgCGTAAGGTCGAAGTTAGAAATTTGGGGAAGGCCTCAGGGAACGCAGTTTGATGTTTTCCATAGAGTACAGAAGCACAACTCTCGAAAGGCTTCCCCGTGCTCAAGTCTCCAACGAGTCCTTGCTTGCCATCTTGTCCCACTGCTTTTGTCCACGAGCGGAACTATTCAGAAGGGTCGGGAAAACGAGGAAGCACCTCTCTTCTACGGCACTGCCACCTTCACCCGGGTAACCAGCTCCCATCTAGCACTTCAGTGAcgaccatggccatggcgtctCTGCAGGTGGCCTCAATCCCTCCTCTCCTTCCGTCCAGAAATGGCTGCGCCAGCACAAGACCGCGGGTGGCCGCCTTCGCCTTCAGCTGCAAATACAACCAGGTACGCACTGCTTCCGCTAACTGATATCGACTCGAATCTCTGACAATAATTTCGCTACGGAGTTACTCTTTCCACTCTCCAGAATAATTAATCCTGCTCTGTGGCATCTACAATcagccaaaaagaaagaaaaacctCCGAGGTCATGAATTAGATTAGCACGGGCAGAAgagccagtttttttttttttttttttggggggggggggggtcgggGGATGGGGGGGATTAACCGTAGGAACTTTTAGGATTAGATCTACTCTGTATATCGGAAGCATCTGCTGAGTTGTGGCCTGACTGATCGAGATTCAGTGTCGAACTTGCCACAAGGGCACAAGGCCATTGTCAGCAAGCAAGACCTGATGTTTTTTTAGCATCAATCGATTACTCTGCATTCCGAATCAGCAAGCTTCAAATCACTAGTAGCATAGTGAACTAGGAGCGAGTAACGGATTCAGGCAATCAGCAGCTTCATTTTGTGGATGCAGTTGTGGTGAATGAATTCTTCACGTGAAGTCTGGGCAATCACGGGCGGATTTAATTCTCTTCGTGTATGCAGTATGCTTATGCTACTTTACCCATCCACTTGAACTAGCTAAGAGTAAATTCCCCTCGTATACTGACAGATCCAAGCTTCAATGTTAAAATTACTGCTGATGAACTGAATTCTCCGATTTACATGACCGGCACCCCTGTGAGTTCTCTCATACTATAGAACATGTAGATTCACAGACTGATCCTAGAACCAAGACTACGGAAACTGAACTTGCATGTGCGTGCTAAAATTGTGAAGGAGAATAGACCCTAATTGACATCAGTTGAAGCATATCTCACTATAGTTCTATGCTCTGATGAATGCAGTCAGCCAATGCCCAAGGACGAACAAGGTTCAGAAACCACATAACACGCAGAGATACCCTGTCATTCATGTCATCTGCCATGTTGGCTGCATTGCTGGTGGCTAGCCCTGCTGAAGCTAGAACTTCCAGGCTGGAGAACAAGAAGAAAGCCATGGAGAAGTTGGAGAGGCTCCGGGAGAAGGCGTTGGGCCCAAAGGGGAAGAACGGATCCACCCGTAAGGAGATGCCGCCACCGGCGAACTTGCTGATCCCTCCCGCGGCGGTCGAGGCTTCCTTGTGAAAGGCCCTCGATCGGTCCATGGGGCCTTTGTTAATCTCAATGCTAATCTTAATTTCTATGTTGTTAGAACTTCTTTTTTTGGAACTCCCTGTATCATGATGCCAACTTGTTCTTGATCATCCGTTTTCGTTTAGCCCGTTTAATTAGCCGTTGTGCACTATTATTAGCCTAATGATAGGTGGATGATTGTTTAGCATTTACGTGAACATTAGTTGTTAAATTTTCTAAGGCCAGTCCCAGGGCACCGTTTCATTGTACTGTTACCATTGTACTGTTACCAAGATTGGGAACTAGGTAATCGCACCTATTGAgggtcatggggatgaaactcctctcacatatgatgaaactctacATTCTCTCTCCTCGTGAAGACCTTGTCAAGTAAGTAAAATTGGTAAAATTGCTTATGTGACATGCAATTTAATGCCTATAAAACTCTCACTGAGACTAGCTTAAAGTATGAGTCATATTGTTTGTCCACTAGATCAACGTACAATGCAATCGAACACCTAGGCGATGTGCTACAAATTGAACACCTAGGCGATGTGCTACATTTGTAGGTCACTTGTGAAAATGTACCGTAGGAAAATATGAAACTCCTGTAGTGAGTCCACTTAACCCGTAacctttattttttcctttttcttagccCCCTGCTGTTTTGATATCTCATTTTGCCAAGGTGTGTACTGGTATTTGATCAGAtgcaaagagagagagagggaggggggaggcAGGGAGGGATTTGACTATTGGTATCTGATTTTGGTGAAGCGGGAAGCCTCACTCTAAACACAATTAGAACAACTTTTTTGTCCTATGGTTTTTATCAGATGTAGTAAAAAGGTTTTCCATTGATCTCCATTTCCATTCCGTCTCCCAGTAGGGCTTTACCCCTTCAGCTAATCTTATATATCATCATTTCATCAAGCCTCCTAGGGTTAACTTAACGGTTCCTAAAAATAAGTAccgagcaactccaaaagctctCTTAAAATTATTCCAAAATCTTATTTAGGAGAAAAAAAACTTACCACCAACAACTTCCCCATCCTTCCTGTAAAAATGTGCGGATGCTAAAAATATTTCCGTCACCCCGCATATATACGGGGGACCGATACTTCCCCGATCCTGGAATTTCCTGCATATATGCTGAAGGCTGGGGCGCCTTCCACGAACCGGCCGGCTGTGGTGTGCATCCCGTGCCCGACATCATCGGCGGTGTTGTCCCCAACGAACGATGCGGCACCGATGAACTTGTTGTTGCACCGCACGGGAGGCTGGCAGCCGCCCTTCCATTTGGCGCCGCGGAATGAAGGGTGCTTCTCGTCGATCCCAGTGTCTAGGAACCCTATGATGGCATCCTCATCGTAGCTCGTCGCGTTCCAGACACCTTGGTCGGGCTCCAACCCGAGGAACGCCGGCGTGCGCGTGGTCATGAGTTGGAACCTCCGCTCCGGGAACGCGCGCACGAACCCCGGCTTCCTCGACATGGCGTGAGCTCGGCGTCGGtcagtgatgaggacatcactccTTTGGATGCACACGATACTCCTCAAGTTGTACAAGGACCAATCACTCGAGCTAGAGCATGACAAATGAATCAACATGTGAGCTCGTTCTTAGGTATGTCCTGTCATGATTATAAGAATGAGATACTACCTAATGATTGTGATTATGAACTTAGgagaggaccagcaaggacatGGAGAGAGTTTTGGAAGTGGAGGAGACCAGCAAGGGCGCCCAAATCAAGTTGGAGACGCAGTACAACTCGGGTTTGTTTCAGCCTCGGATTCCAGGAGCAGCAAGTAGTAAATTGGACGCCCCGGTGGCATACAGAGGTCGTTTTGGACattctttatatggatggaaagataATTTTGAGGAGCTTCCAATGGAATCAGTCCCACTGCAAAATACAGATGGAATCAACGGGAATAGTCGAAAGAAGTTGACATCCAGAAACTGTCCGGGTGCTACGTCACCATCTTTGGGCCGTTGGCCCATGTATCCTATCGAGCCCATTAGGGGGCGCGTCCCTAGGGGTATGCATGCCCCAAACCCTTATTTTCTCAGTAGCCGCCATCCTTCGAGGGttaggttttgcttagattcatTC
This window encodes:
- the LOC101785399 gene encoding pentatricopeptide repeat-containing protein At5g16860, with protein sequence MLFNLPKAAKRIGVKFLSVASAECFGRDISPMHFASLLKECRSLNIVRQIHQKIIALDLLSCPASLLSVSLSPLPSHSYILPKSLGTGVVASYLACGATSDALSVLERVTPSPAVWWNLLIREHIKEGRLDRALGVSCRMLRAGTRPDHFTLPFTLKACGELPSYRCGSTFHGLICCNGFESNVFVCNALVAMYARCGSLDDASLVFDEMTWRGIDDVISWNSIVAAHVKSNHPWTALDLFSKMALIVHEKATNERSDIISIVNVLPACASLKALPQTKEIHGYAIRNGTFPDAFVCNALIDTYAKCGSLEDAVKVFNAMELKDVVSWNAMVTGYCQSGDFEAAFELFKNMHKENIPLDVITWSAVISGYAQRGCGQEALDALRQMFLYGSEPNSVTIISVLSACASLGALSQGMETHAYSLKKCLLLLDNHFGGDGDGEDLMVHNALIDMYSKCRCLKPARSIFDCIPRKERNVVTWTVMIGGYAQYGDSNDALKLFSEMISKPYAVSPNAYTISCILMACAHLSALRVGKQIHAYVTRHHHYEASVYFVANCLIDMYSKCGDVDTARNVFDSMPKRNEVSWTSMMSGYGMHGRGNEVLDIFDKMQTAGFAPDDISFLVLLYACSHSGMVDKGLDYFDSMRRDYGVVASAEHYACVIDLLARSGRLDKAWKTVQEMPMEPTAVIWVALLSACRVHSNVELAEYALNKLVDMKAENDGSYTLISNIYATARRWKDVARIRLLMKKSGIKKRPGCSWVQGKKGTASFFVGDRSHPLSPEIYALLERLINRIKAMGYVPETNFALHDVDDEEKNNLLTEHSEKLALAYGLLTTSPGCPIRITKNLRVCGDCHIAFTYISKIVDHEIIVRDSSRFHHFKKGSCSCGGYW
- the LOC101785808 gene encoding uncharacterized protein LOC101785808, with the protein product MAMASLQVASIPPLLPSRNGCASTRPRVAAFAFSCKYNQSANAQGRTRFRNHITRRDTLSFMSSAMLAALLVASPAEARTSRLENKKKAMEKLERLREKALGPKGKNGSTRKEMPPPANLLIPPAAVEASL
- the LOC101784998 gene encoding uncharacterized protein LOC101784998, translating into MFSAMSTFLSSLARRLVPLRRRRSITSSGFVASRRPFFPCGAGLRDVVSGSPFVVVKRGRTLRKVVKLPRRVGEQRKKRWRGGGKGDDDHHLLDGDEPCVWRRTILLGRRCQPLEFTGAIHYDCEGQRLWQPRTPPQSSSPLPMSPVRLHPSGLGYMDRA